From the genome of Sphingobium sp. JS3065, one region includes:
- a CDS encoding HoxN/HupN/NixA family nickel/cobalt transporter: MTTISAAPPAPRLLRRRATGMFAALIAANLAIWAWALILFAGNSVMLGTALLAWSLGLRHAVDADHIAAIDNVTRKLMQDGQRPLTVGFWFAIGHSGIVLIAAVAIAIAASALSRVEAVGAIGGTVATIVSATFLFAIAAMNLIILRSVLKSFNHVRKGGAYVDEDMDILLGNRGFLARIFRPLFRLVTRSWHMAPLGFLFGLGFDTATEVAILGLSAGQAASGLSISTVLIFPLLFAAGMALIDTADGALMMGAYQWAFVKPIRKLYYNITITLVSALVAILIGGIEAAALLGDKLGLTGGVWTLAADLGEHFNSLGFFIIGLFAACWLASWIIYRWKGFDKIEVALEPQGNPA, from the coding sequence ATGACGACAATATCCGCCGCGCCGCCTGCGCCGCGCCTCCTGCGCCGCCGCGCGACTGGCATGTTCGCCGCGCTGATCGCCGCCAATCTCGCCATCTGGGCGTGGGCCCTCATCCTCTTCGCGGGCAACAGCGTGATGCTGGGCACGGCGCTGCTCGCCTGGAGCCTGGGCCTGCGCCATGCCGTCGATGCCGACCATATCGCCGCCATCGACAATGTAACCCGCAAACTGATGCAGGACGGCCAGCGCCCGCTGACCGTCGGCTTCTGGTTCGCCATCGGCCATAGCGGCATCGTCCTGATCGCCGCGGTCGCCATCGCCATCGCCGCCAGTGCGCTGAGCCGCGTGGAGGCCGTGGGCGCGATCGGCGGCACCGTCGCGACCATCGTGTCCGCGACCTTCCTCTTCGCCATCGCCGCGATGAACCTCATCATCCTGAGATCGGTTCTGAAGAGCTTCAACCATGTCCGCAAGGGTGGAGCCTATGTCGATGAAGATATGGACATTCTTCTTGGCAATCGCGGCTTTCTCGCCCGTATCTTCCGCCCGCTTTTCCGGCTGGTGACGCGAAGCTGGCACATGGCCCCGCTTGGCTTTCTCTTCGGCCTGGGTTTCGACACGGCCACCGAAGTCGCCATTCTGGGCCTGTCGGCGGGACAGGCGGCGAGCGGCCTTTCCATCTCGACGGTCCTCATTTTCCCGCTGCTCTTCGCGGCGGGCATGGCGCTGATCGACACGGCGGACGGTGCGCTGATGATGGGCGCCTATCAATGGGCGTTCGTGAAGCCGATCCGCAAACTCTACTACAACATCACCATCACGCTGGTCTCGGCGCTGGTCGCCATCCTCATCGGCGGGATCGAGGCTGCGGCGCTGCTCGGCGACAAGCTCGGCCTTACCGGCGGCGTCTGGACCCTTGCCGCCGACCTTGGCGAACATTTCAACAGCCTCGGTTTCTTCATCATCGGCCTGTTCGCCGCCTGCTGGCTGGCGAGTTGGATCATCTATCGCTGGAAGGGCTTCGACAAGATCGAGGTCGCTCTCGAACCCCAAGGAAATCCCGCATGA
- the cobW gene encoding cobalamin biosynthesis protein CobW translates to MTPRNPAKKVPATVITGFLGAGKTTLIRHLIENAGGRRFALIINEFGDVGVDGALVQGCGDEACPDEDIIELANGCICCTVADDFLPTMQKLLDRPTPPDHIIIETSGLALPKPLVKAFQWPDIRTRATVDGVIALIDADALASGRFAHDEAALAAARAADPTLDHDSPIEELFEDQLACADLVLLNKTDLVNAGTLAMLERDLAGETRVGVRIIRTAKGEIDPAILLGLDAGVEDQIDARPSHHDNEEDHDHDDFESFIIDLGELDSPEPLLAALGEAIAAHDILRVKGFLAIKGRPARLVLQAVGPRIQHHYDRQWQAGEPRASRLVVIGQTGLDRAAIEGLLKAQTVPA, encoded by the coding sequence ATGACCCCCAGAAACCCCGCAAAAAAAGTCCCCGCCACCGTCATCACCGGCTTTCTCGGCGCGGGCAAGACCACGCTGATCCGCCACCTCATCGAAAATGCGGGCGGCCGCCGCTTCGCCCTCATCATCAACGAATTCGGGGATGTGGGCGTCGACGGTGCACTGGTGCAGGGCTGCGGCGACGAAGCCTGCCCGGACGAGGACATCATCGAACTGGCGAACGGCTGCATCTGCTGCACCGTGGCGGACGATTTCCTGCCGACCATGCAAAAGCTGCTCGACCGGCCGACCCCGCCCGATCACATCATCATCGAAACGTCCGGCCTCGCCTTGCCCAAGCCGCTGGTGAAGGCCTTTCAATGGCCCGACATCCGCACCCGCGCCACCGTGGACGGGGTGATCGCCCTGATCGACGCCGACGCGCTGGCGTCAGGCCGCTTCGCCCATGACGAAGCCGCGCTGGCCGCCGCCCGCGCCGCAGACCCGACGCTGGACCATGACAGCCCGATCGAGGAACTGTTCGAGGATCAGCTCGCCTGCGCCGACCTGGTCCTGCTCAACAAGACCGATCTGGTCAATGCCGGCACCCTCGCCATGCTGGAACGCGATCTGGCCGGGGAAACCCGCGTTGGCGTCCGCATCATCCGCACGGCGAAGGGCGAAATCGACCCCGCCATCCTGCTCGGCCTGGACGCGGGCGTGGAGGATCAGATCGACGCCCGCCCCTCCCATCACGACAATGAGGAGGACCATGATCATGATGATTTCGAGAGTTTCATCATCGATCTGGGCGAACTGGACAGTCCCGAACCGCTGCTGGCGGCCTTGGGCGAAGCCATCGCCGCGCACGACATATTGCGGGTGAAGGGCTTCCTCGCGATCAAGGGGCGTCCCGCTCGCCTCGTGCTCCAGGCTGTCGGCCCCCGCATCCAGCATCATTACGACCGCCAATGGCAAGCGGGCGAACCGCGCGCCTCGCGCCTGGTCGTGATCGGCCAGACCGGCCTAGACCGCGCCGCCATCGAGGGCCTTCTCAAAGCGCAGACGGTCCCCGCCTGA
- the cobN gene encoding cobaltochelatase subunit CobN, giving the protein MHLLTATPGAVSNGDEAIDLGQSPGDIVLLTVADSELACFASAAAALGEAGPTIRLANLLQLKHPYSVDLYVEKVIAHAKFVCVILLGGKSYWPYGIDEIANIARERGIAFAAIADGREDDPDLRAASTLPAESCERLRDYLRQGGIPNAIAFLKSAARLAGFDAGVPDAPIPVADAGLYLPGADRPTLEQVKARWKAAQPTALFLFYRALLIAGTLEAVDTMIAGLEAAGLNVLPVHVRALREPFARDFLHGLMGETPPDVILNATAFAASAPGEPRTPSILEQADCPILQTIFASAEQGAWEASARGLGPRDLAMHIALPEVDGRLFTRAVAFKASARFDQRTECDIIVPRILADRVSFVSQLTANWSKLRKTPVADRRVALVLANYPNKDGRIGNGVGLDTPASAAAILRALTESGYATAGAPTDGAALIRHLTEGVTNDLSRPTHPPFGMSLSKPFPSLPLADYRAVFATLPETAREAMQARWGDAESDPFCRDGAFRLPVHRFGNIAVAVQPSRGYHIDPKSSYHDPALPPPHAYLAFHIWLAREFGVQAVVHVGKHGNLEWLPGKAIALSETCFPEICAGPIPQIYPFIVNDPGEGTQAKRRIGACIIDHLTPPLTRAETYGPLKELEALVDEYYLAAGMDPRRLETLRKDILALAASQGLDKDAGAQGNGDDALAAIDNYLCDLKEMQIRDGLHIFTQSPQGTLRRDLLIALARCPRGMDDDGQQSLLRALADDLALNFDPLDCVMGAPWTGLRPEPLQGLTEAPWRTTGDTVERLELHAIHLLDSGDPAPGPQSAAVLKAVETDLAPRVDACGEAERTALLKALNGNFVAPGPSGAPTRGRPDVLPTGRNFYSVDTRAMPTVAAWNLGQRSADLIVQDYLQREGDYPRAIALSAWGTANMRTGGDDIAQALALMGVRPRWEWASGRVIGFEVMKIAELNRPRVDVTFRVSGFFRDAFPEQIDLLDSAARAVMALDEPEEDNPAAARHRAETATLIAEGTPEKAARRRAGARIFGSKPGAYGAGLQAMIDEKIWHDRADLANVYLDWGSYAYGGGVEGEAERSLFAERLTQADALIQNQDNREHDLLDSDDYYQFEGGIAAAVEHLSGRKPLSYHNDHSRPERPVIRTLEDEIGRIVRARVTNPKWIAGMMRHGYKGAFEIAASVDYLFAFAATTHAVKDHHFDAVHAAFIEDETVRAFMADANPAALRETAARLHEALDRALWKPKSNSAAMLLAQIKEDRP; this is encoded by the coding sequence ATGCACCTGCTGACCGCCACGCCCGGCGCCGTCTCCAATGGCGACGAAGCGATCGATCTCGGCCAATCGCCGGGCGACATCGTGCTGCTGACGGTGGCGGACAGCGAACTCGCCTGCTTCGCCAGCGCCGCCGCCGCGCTGGGCGAGGCAGGCCCCACGATCCGCCTCGCCAATCTCCTCCAGCTCAAACATCCCTATTCCGTCGACCTCTATGTCGAAAAGGTGATCGCCCACGCCAAATTCGTCTGCGTGATCCTGCTAGGGGGTAAGAGCTACTGGCCCTATGGCATTGATGAAATTGCCAATATTGCTCGCGAACGGGGCATTGCCTTCGCCGCCATAGCCGATGGGCGCGAAGACGATCCCGACCTGCGCGCCGCCTCCACCCTGCCCGCGGAAAGCTGCGAGCGGCTCCGCGACTATCTCCGGCAGGGCGGCATTCCCAATGCCATCGCCTTCCTCAAGAGTGCCGCCCGCCTGGCGGGCTTCGACGCGGGCGTCCCCGACGCCCCCATCCCCGTGGCCGATGCCGGCCTTTACCTTCCCGGCGCCGACCGCCCCACGCTGGAACAGGTGAAAGCCCGTTGGAAAGCAGCCCAGCCCACGGCGCTGTTCCTCTTTTACCGCGCCCTGCTGATCGCCGGGACGCTCGAAGCGGTTGATACGATGATCGCCGGTCTGGAAGCCGCGGGCCTCAACGTTCTACCCGTCCACGTCCGGGCGCTGCGCGAACCCTTCGCCAGGGACTTCCTCCACGGCCTGATGGGCGAGACCCCGCCGGACGTCATCCTCAACGCCACGGCCTTCGCCGCCAGCGCGCCCGGAGAACCGCGCACCCCCTCGATCCTCGAACAGGCGGACTGCCCGATCCTCCAGACCATCTTCGCCAGCGCCGAACAAGGCGCCTGGGAAGCGAGCGCACGCGGCCTTGGCCCCCGCGACCTTGCCATGCACATCGCGCTTCCCGAAGTGGACGGCCGCCTCTTCACCCGCGCCGTCGCTTTCAAGGCCTCCGCCCGCTTCGACCAGCGCACGGAATGCGACATCATCGTTCCGCGAATATTGGCGGATCGTGTCAGCTTCGTGTCCCAACTGACTGCAAATTGGTCTAAATTGCGGAAAACGCCAGTCGCGGACCGTCGCGTCGCGCTGGTCCTCGCCAACTATCCCAACAAGGATGGCCGGATCGGCAACGGCGTCGGACTCGATACGCCCGCCAGCGCCGCCGCCATATTGAGAGCGCTGACGGAATCGGGTTACGCCACCGCGGGTGCGCCGACCGACGGAGCCGCCCTGATACGCCATTTGACGGAGGGCGTGACCAACGACCTTTCGCGCCCGACCCATCCCCCATTCGGGATGAGCCTGTCGAAGCCCTTCCCTTCCCTTCCCCTGGCGGATTACCGCGCCGTCTTCGCCACTCTGCCGGAAACCGCCCGCGAAGCCATGCAGGCGCGTTGGGGCGATGCGGAATCCGATCCCTTCTGCCGCGACGGCGCCTTCCGCCTGCCCGTCCACCGCTTCGGCAACATCGCCGTCGCGGTCCAGCCCTCGCGCGGCTACCATATCGACCCGAAGAGCAGCTATCACGACCCCGCCCTGCCGCCGCCGCACGCCTATCTCGCCTTCCACATCTGGCTGGCGCGGGAATTCGGGGTCCAGGCCGTCGTCCATGTCGGCAAGCACGGCAATCTGGAATGGCTCCCCGGCAAGGCCATCGCTCTTTCGGAGACTTGCTTCCCCGAAATCTGCGCCGGACCGATTCCGCAAATCTACCCCTTCATCGTCAATGACCCCGGCGAAGGCACCCAGGCCAAGCGCCGCATCGGCGCCTGCATCATCGACCATCTGACGCCGCCGCTGACCCGCGCCGAAACCTATGGCCCGCTGAAGGAGCTGGAGGCGCTGGTCGACGAATATTACCTCGCCGCCGGCATGGACCCGCGCCGCCTGGAAACGCTGCGCAAGGACATCCTCGCCCTCGCCGCCTCCCAGGGGCTGGACAAGGATGCGGGCGCGCAAGGAAATGGGGACGACGCCTTGGCGGCGATCGACAATTATCTGTGCGACCTGAAGGAGATGCAGATCCGCGACGGCCTGCATATCTTCACGCAAAGCCCGCAAGGCACGCTTCGCCGCGACCTTCTGATAGCGCTCGCCCGCTGTCCCAGAGGCATGGACGACGATGGCCAGCAATCGCTCCTGCGCGCCCTTGCCGACGACCTCGCCCTGAATTTCGACCCGCTCGACTGCGTCATGGGCGCGCCCTGGACGGGCCTCCGCCCGGAACCGCTTCAAGGCCTGACCGAAGCCCCATGGCGCACCACCGGGGACACCGTCGAACGGCTCGAACTCCACGCCATCCATCTGCTCGACAGCGGCGATCCAGCCCCCGGCCCGCAAAGCGCCGCCGTGCTCAAGGCCGTCGAAACCGATCTCGCCCCCCGCGTCGACGCCTGCGGAGAAGCCGAAAGGACCGCCCTCCTCAAAGCGCTCAACGGCAATTTCGTGGCCCCCGGCCCTTCGGGCGCACCGACCAGAGGCCGACCCGACGTCCTCCCCACCGGCCGCAACTTCTATTCGGTCGACACCCGCGCCATGCCCACGGTCGCGGCCTGGAATCTGGGCCAGCGCTCCGCCGATCTCATCGTGCAGGACTATCTCCAGCGCGAGGGGGATTATCCCCGCGCCATCGCCCTTTCCGCCTGGGGCACCGCCAATATGCGCACCGGCGGCGACGACATCGCCCAGGCCCTGGCCCTGATGGGCGTCCGCCCGCGCTGGGAGTGGGCTTCCGGACGGGTCATCGGTTTCGAAGTGATGAAGATCGCGGAACTGAACCGACCGAGAGTGGATGTCACTTTCCGCGTCTCCGGCTTTTTCCGCGATGCCTTCCCGGAACAGATCGACCTGCTGGACAGCGCCGCCCGCGCCGTCATGGCGCTGGACGAACCGGAGGAGGACAATCCCGCCGCCGCCCGCCACCGCGCCGAAACCGCCACCCTGATCGCAGAAGGCACGCCCGAAAAGGCCGCCCGGCGCCGCGCAGGCGCCCGCATCTTCGGCTCGAAACCCGGCGCCTATGGCGCGGGCCTCCAGGCGATGATCGACGAGAAGATCTGGCACGACCGCGCCGACCTCGCCAATGTCTATCTCGACTGGGGCAGCTATGCCTATGGCGGCGGGGTCGAGGGCGAAGCCGAACGCAGCCTTTTCGCGGAACGCCTGACCCAGGCCGACGCCCTGATCCAGAACCAGGACAATCGCGAGCATGACCTGCTCGACAGCGACGATTATTACCAGTTCGAGGGGGGCATAGCCGCCGCCGTCGAACATCTTTCCGGCAGGAAGCCGCTCAGCTACCATAACGACCACAGCCGCCCCGAACGCCCGGTCATCCGCACGCTGGAGGATGAAATCGGCCGTATCGTGAGAGCGCGGGTCACCAACCCCAAATGGATCGCGGGCATGATGCGCCACGGTTACAAGGGCGCGTTCGAAATCGCCGCCTCGGTCGATTATCTCTTCGCCTTCGCCGCCACCACCCACGCCGTGAAGGACCATCATTTCGACGCGGTCCACGCCGCCTTCATCGAAGACGAGACGGTGCGCGCCTTCATGGCGGATGCCAACCCCGCCGCCCTGCGCGAAACCGCAGCCCGCCTCCACGAAGCGCTCGACCGCGCCCTTTGGAAACCCAAATCGAACAGCGCCGCCATGTTGCTGGCCCAAATCAAGGAAGATCGCCCATGA
- the cobO gene encoding cob(I)yrinic acid a,c-diamide adenosyltransferase, producing the protein MIERTPEQHAEKMKKKQAAHDKIMATKTQEKGLLIVHTGKGKGKTTAALGMVVRAIGHGRKVGVVQFVKGAMTTGEKTVFDAFPDNVEFKPMGEGFTWNTQDRTRDIALAREAWDEVKRMIADPAYDMVLADELNIVLRYDYLPLEEVLEAVTARSAMKHVLITGRNAPDALIEAADLVTEMTLVKHPFRSGVKAQAGIEF; encoded by the coding sequence ATGATCGAACGCACCCCCGAACAGCATGCCGAAAAGATGAAGAAGAAACAGGCCGCCCATGACAAGATCATGGCGACCAAGACCCAGGAAAAGGGCCTGCTGATCGTCCACACCGGCAAGGGCAAGGGCAAGACGACCGCCGCGCTGGGCATGGTCGTCCGCGCCATCGGCCACGGCCGGAAGGTCGGCGTCGTCCAGTTCGTGAAAGGCGCCATGACGACGGGAGAAAAAACCGTTTTCGATGCGTTTCCCGACAATGTCGAATTCAAGCCCATGGGTGAAGGCTTCACCTGGAACACGCAGGACCGGACGCGGGACATTGCCCTTGCCCGCGAAGCATGGGATGAAGTCAAACGGATGATCGCCGATCCGGCCTATGATATGGTCCTTGCCGATGAACTCAATATCGTCCTGCGTTACGACTATCTGCCGCTTGAAGAGGTGCTGGAAGCCGTGACTGCCAGAAGCGCGATGAAGCATGTCCTCATCACCGGCCGCAACGCGCCCGACGCGCTGATCGAGGCGGCCGATCTCGTCACCGAAATGACCCTTGTCAAACATCCCTTCCGCAGCGGCGTGAAGGCTCAGGCAGGAATCGAATTCTGA
- the bluB gene encoding 5,6-dimethylbenzimidazole synthase — protein MVHLRRDVRHFLTDPLDEQEVEQLLALAHSAPSVGLSQPWRFVRIETPALRERLAAHVDAQIVKAGQIYKGDEDRLYRSLKLHGLWEAPVLFAVYCDEGTETGHKLGAITMPEARRYSCVMAIHTIWLAARTRGIGMGWISILDRPTVDAMLEVPENWRCLGLLCLGYPESEEATPELERRGWEYRTDWHSTIVNR, from the coding sequence CTGGTCCATCTTCGCCGCGACGTACGCCATTTCCTCACCGATCCGCTGGATGAGCAGGAGGTCGAGCAACTGCTCGCCCTCGCCCACAGCGCGCCTTCGGTGGGGCTGTCGCAACCCTGGCGCTTCGTCCGGATCGAGACGCCCGCCTTGCGCGAGCGACTCGCCGCCCATGTCGATGCGCAGATCGTCAAGGCAGGCCAGATCTACAAGGGCGATGAGGACAGGCTATACCGCAGCCTGAAGCTGCACGGCCTGTGGGAGGCGCCGGTGCTGTTCGCCGTCTATTGCGACGAAGGCACCGAAACCGGCCACAAGCTGGGCGCGATCACCATGCCGGAAGCGCGCCGCTATAGCTGCGTGATGGCGATCCACACCATCTGGCTTGCCGCCCGCACGCGCGGGATCGGCATGGGCTGGATATCGATTCTGGACCGCCCCACGGTCGACGCGATGCTGGAAGTTCCTGAAAACTGGCGCTGCCTCGGCCTGCTGTGCCTGGGCTATCCGGAAAGCGAGGAGGCGACCCCGGAACTGGAACGGCGCGGCTGGGAATATCGGACGGACTGGCATTCGACAATCGTCAACCGCTAA
- a CDS encoding cobalamin biosynthesis protein CobG yields MRAGDGLLVRVRPPLGRLTAAQAMGLSDAARRHGNGQIDLTNRAALQVRGVTEQSHPALLEQLIALGLTDPDPAHEARRNFLLTPDWEPDDDTVRIAQDLTARIDDFPELPPKIGIAIDTGPAPGLAHVPADFRVERSESGALLLRAEGRAIGVPTSPETAAQGLIAMARWFIETGGASSGRMSRHKAPLPLTQNIAPAPSRSLRQLLAQAPGPFHGIPFGQLGDDRLAALAGQPGVTALRLTPWRGLILEGGTASPDHAFTDPLLRVDACPGAPACPQASVPTRDLAARLASLVDGSLHISGCAKGCASPRTADIVLTGRQGRFDLARKARAGSPPEKTDLSPDQILAHFGSR; encoded by the coding sequence ATGCGGGCGGGCGACGGCCTGCTGGTGCGCGTCCGTCCCCCGCTCGGACGCCTGACCGCCGCGCAGGCCATGGGTCTCAGCGATGCCGCCCGCCGCCACGGCAACGGCCAGATCGACCTTACCAACCGGGCCGCGCTTCAGGTCCGCGGCGTGACGGAGCAGAGCCATCCGGCACTGCTCGAACAACTTATCGCCCTGGGCCTCACAGATCCCGATCCGGCCCATGAAGCGCGCCGCAATTTCCTCCTGACACCCGACTGGGAACCCGACGACGATACAGTCCGCATCGCGCAAGACCTGACCGCCCGCATCGATGATTTCCCCGAACTCCCTCCGAAGATCGGCATCGCCATCGACACCGGCCCCGCGCCCGGCCTAGCCCATGTTCCCGCCGATTTTCGCGTGGAGCGCAGCGAGTCCGGCGCCCTGCTGCTCCGCGCCGAAGGCCGCGCCATCGGCGTCCCGACCAGCCCCGAAACGGCGGCGCAGGGCCTGATCGCCATGGCCCGCTGGTTCATCGAAACGGGTGGCGCCAGTTCCGGGCGCATGAGCCGGCACAAGGCGCCCTTGCCCCTCACGCAGAACATCGCGCCGGCACCTTCCCGCTCGCTCCGGCAGCTTCTGGCGCAAGCCCCCGGCCCCTTCCACGGCATCCCCTTCGGCCAACTCGGCGACGACAGGCTCGCCGCATTGGCCGGGCAGCCAGGCGTCACCGCGCTGCGTCTCACTCCGTGGCGCGGACTGATCCTGGAAGGCGGCACGGCCAGCCCGGATCACGCCTTCACCGACCCGCTGCTCCGCGTGGATGCCTGTCCCGGCGCGCCAGCCTGCCCGCAGGCAAGCGTCCCGACCCGCGACCTCGCGGCCCGCCTCGCCTCTCTTGTCGATGGCTCGCTCCATATTTCCGGCTGCGCCAAGGGCTGCGCTTCGCCCCGCACCGCCGACATCGTCCTCACGGGCCGCCAAGGCCGCTTCGACCTTGCCCGCAAAGCCCGCGCCGGATCGCCTCCGGAAAAGACGGACCTCTCCCCCGACCAGATTCTCGCCCACTTCGGAAGCCGCTAA
- a CDS encoding precorrin-8X methylmutase has translation MPHIYETDGAAIYRQSFRTIRAEADLARFSTEEERIAVRMIHAAGLVDLAPQIRFSPSFAQAAIAALGAGAPILCDARMVSEGITIKRLPAANPILCTLNDPQVPALAAEMSNTRSAAALELWRPHLEGALVAIGNAPTALFHLLDMLEDPACPRPAAIIGCPVGFVGAAESKEALWQSQPVPCCIVEGRLGGSAITVAAINAIASAAE, from the coding sequence ATGCCCCATATCTACGAAACCGACGGCGCCGCCATCTACCGCCAATCCTTCCGCACCATCCGCGCCGAAGCCGATCTCGCCCGCTTCTCGACGGAGGAGGAGCGCATCGCCGTGCGCATGATCCACGCGGCGGGACTGGTCGACCTCGCTCCCCAAATCCGCTTTTCCCCAAGCTTCGCGCAGGCCGCCATCGCTGCGCTCGGGGCAGGCGCGCCGATCCTCTGCGACGCCCGCATGGTGTCCGAAGGCATCACCATCAAGCGCCTGCCTGCCGCCAATCCGATCCTCTGCACCCTGAACGATCCCCAGGTGCCTGCGCTGGCGGCGGAAATGTCCAACACCCGCTCCGCCGCCGCGCTAGAACTGTGGCGTCCGCATCTGGAGGGCGCGCTGGTCGCGATCGGCAATGCGCCCACGGCGCTTTTCCATCTGCTCGACATGCTGGAAGACCCCGCCTGTCCCCGCCCCGCCGCGATCATCGGCTGCCCGGTCGGCTTCGTCGGCGCGGCGGAGTCCAAGGAAGCGCTCTGGCAGAGCCAGCCCGTCCCCTGCTGCATCGTGGAGGGCCGCCTGGGCGGCAGCGCCATCACGGTCGCGGCGATCAATGCGATAGCGAGCGCGGCGGAATGA
- the cobI gene encoding precorrin-2 C(20)-methyltransferase: MTQGTIHGVGLGPGAQDLMSVRADRLIREARHVAYFRKRGKSGHARRIVEGMLRPDAVEFPMEYPVTTEIPLSDPRYNEVLSGFYADCTAHLDGLSASGKDVVVLCEGDPFFYGSFMHLHSRLAAPVRIVPGITGMSGAWTASGTPISWGDDVTTVLMATLPEEELARRIHDTDALVVMKIGRNLPKLRRAVEAAGKRDCAWLVEYATMADQRITPLTEATDVTAYFSILLIHGQGRRP; the protein is encoded by the coding sequence ATGACCCAAGGCACCATCCACGGCGTGGGCCTCGGCCCCGGCGCGCAGGACTTGATGAGCGTCCGCGCCGACCGCCTGATCCGCGAAGCCCGCCACGTCGCTTATTTCCGCAAGAGGGGAAAATCCGGCCATGCCCGCCGGATCGTGGAGGGCATGCTGCGCCCCGACGCGGTGGAATTTCCAATGGAATATCCGGTGACGACGGAAATTCCGCTGTCCGACCCGCGCTATAATGAAGTCCTGTCCGGCTTCTATGCCGATTGCACCGCCCATCTGGACGGGCTTTCCGCCAGTGGAAAGGATGTCGTGGTCCTCTGCGAAGGCGACCCCTTTTTCTACGGCAGCTTCATGCACCTGCACAGCCGCCTGGCCGCGCCGGTCAGGATCGTCCCCGGCATCACCGGCATGTCCGGCGCCTGGACCGCCAGCGGCACGCCGATCAGTTGGGGCGACGATGTGACGACGGTGCTGATGGCGACCCTCCCCGAAGAGGAACTGGCCCGCCGCATCCACGACACCGATGCGCTGGTTGTCATGAAGATCGGTCGCAACCTGCCCAAGCTGCGCCGCGCCGTCGAAGCCGCAGGCAAGCGGGACTGCGCCTGGCTGGTCGAATATGCGACCATGGCCGATCAGCGGATCACGCCATTGACCGAAGCGACCGACGTCACCGCCTATTTCTCGATCCTGCTGATCCACGGGCAGGGCCGCCGCCCATGA
- the cobJ gene encoding precorrin-3B C(17)-methyltransferase, which translates to MTGWIAIAGLGPGADALITPEVSDALAEATDVIGYIPYVARIAERPGLTLHATDNRVELERAVHALTLAAQGKRVAVVSSGDPGVFAMASALFEALEAGPEDWRALDIRVLPGITAMLAAAARAGAPLGHDFCAINLSDNLKPWPLIERRLRLAAQADFAMAFYNPRSRSRPEGFGHALTILREECGEDRLILFARAVSTPEESLRIVPLGQATPDMADMRTVVIVGSSRTRLIERPGQPILYTPRSAA; encoded by the coding sequence ATGACCGGCTGGATTGCCATAGCGGGTCTTGGCCCCGGCGCGGACGCGCTCATCACGCCGGAAGTGTCGGACGCGCTGGCGGAGGCGACCGATGTTATCGGCTATATCCCCTATGTCGCCCGCATCGCCGAACGTCCCGGCCTGACGCTCCATGCCACGGACAACCGCGTTGAACTGGAGCGAGCGGTCCATGCGTTGACGCTGGCCGCGCAAGGAAAGCGCGTGGCGGTCGTATCCTCCGGCGATCCCGGCGTCTTCGCCATGGCTTCCGCCCTGTTCGAAGCCCTCGAAGCGGGTCCGGAGGACTGGCGCGCCCTCGACATCCGCGTCCTTCCCGGCATCACCGCCATGCTCGCCGCCGCCGCAAGGGCGGGCGCGCCGCTCGGCCATGATTTCTGCGCCATCAACCTGTCCGACAATCTCAAGCCCTGGCCGCTGATCGAGCGCCGCCTGCGCCTGGCCGCGCAGGCCGACTTCGCCATGGCCTTCTACAATCCGCGTTCCCGGTCCCGCCCGGAGGGATTTGGCCACGCCCTCACCATATTGCGGGAGGAATGCGGCGAAGATCGCCTCATCCTCTTCGCCCGCGCCGTCTCGACGCCGGAAGAGAGCCTGCGCATCGTCCCCTTGGGCCAGGCGACCCCGGACATGGCCGACATGCGCACGGTCGTCATCGTCGGGTCCAGCCGCACCCGCCTGATCGAGCGGCCCGGCCAACCGATCCTCTACACCCCGCGCTCCGCCGCATGA